The Coleofasciculus chthonoplastes PCC 7420 genomic sequence TACTTCAACTTGCTTATGTAATCGGCTCAGACAGCAAACCAGACATTTCTAACACACGATCTGACCAAATTTTAGCTTGTTCGGCAACGTTCATCCGTTGTCCATCATCTGCCCAAATATTTGACCAGCCGAATTGCCAACGAGCCAGTTGTACTTGTAACTCAACTAAATCCGCAGCCTTTTCTATTCCAGCATCCATTGCTGTCCACTCGATGAAGAACTTGCTTTCTCTCATCAGATATTCGACAGTGTTACTACTAGCTCCACGCTGAACAAGAGATTTGATTCGAGCTAAGTTAGCAGCTAACCCACCTAAACGAGCTGACAAATCATCTTTTAGATACCGTTCGCGTAAAGCATTCCAGTCTTTCATACCCCTCCTAATAAGTTTTGAATAATTTGGGCAACCTGTTCCCGAATTTCAGGATTGAGAATTTCCATTGAACGATTATTTTGCCTCGGACGGATGTTGATCAGGGATTCGTATGTCACAGTTTGGGTATCTGGATACCAATCGGCTCCCCAGATATCTGCCTGCTGACTGCCATCTTCAAGCAATGCTGTTTCGCAATCTGCATGGAACTCTCCACCACCAGCGAGAATAGCACGCCGAATATCTACTGCCAACTTAATGTAAACACTCAGGGTTTCAAGCATTTCATCGATTTGCGCTTTCGTGGCACGAGTACGGATGATGTGAATCATGCAAAATCCTTCTGAGTAAGCAGATCCATAGTTTATCAGGGAATTAGTAAAGTACAATTTTCGTTACATCCTGCATCTGCCACCCTGTTTACCCATGCTTTGTGACTACCTAGTACAAATCCTCACCGCCCGCGTCTACGATGTTGCCCAAGAAACCCCGCTAGAATACGCCCCGAATCTATCCGCCCGCCTGAATAACCAACTCCTACTCAAACGGGAGGATATGCAATCCGTCTTTTCCTTTAAACTGCGCGGGGCATATAACAAAATGGTACAACTCCCCCCTGATATGCTGGCACAGGGCGTGATTGCAGCATCAGCGGGAAATCATGCCCAAGGCGTCGCCCTGGCTGCGCGTCAGCTAGGCACCCAAGCGATTATTGTGATGCCCGTCACCACGCCCCAAGTTAAAGTCAATGCGGTTAAAGCCCGTGGGGGAGAGGTGGTTTTGCAGGGAGAAACCTACGATGAAGCCTACGCCTTTGCCCGGAAACTGGAAGCCGAAAAAGGGTTAACCTTTATTCATCCCTTTGATGATCCGGATGTGATTGCCGGACAAGGTACGATTGGCATGGAAATTCTCCGCCAATATCAGCAACCTATCCATGCTATTTTTGTCGCCATTGGTGGCGGTGGATTAATTTCTGGGATTGGGGCGTATGTGAAACGGTTGTATCCCCAAATTAAAATAATTGGCGTTGAACCTGTAGATGCGGATGCTATGTATCAATCCCTAAAAGCTGGGAAACGGGTGCGATTACCCCAGGTGGGCTTATTTGCTGATGGGGTAGCGGTGCGAGAAGTGGGGGAAGAAACCTTTCGCCTGTGCTCCGAATATGTGGATGAGATTATTCTGGTGGATACCGATGCCACCTGCGCTGCAATTAAAGATGTCTTCGAGGATACACGCTCTATTTTAGAACCTGCTGGAGCATTAGCGATCGCAGCCGCTAAAACTTATGTTGAACGCGAGCAAATTCAGGGACAAACCTTAGTTGCTGTTGCCTGCGGTGCTAATATGAACTTTGACCGTCTCCGCTTTGTGGCAGAACGGGCTGAATTTGGCGAACGTCGCGAAGCTATTTTTGCTGTGACAATTCCCGAAAAACCGGGTAGTTTGCGTCAGTTTTGTGAATGTTTGGGTAAACGAAATCTAACTGAGTTTAATTATCGCATTTCTGCTGAAAATGAGGCACATATTTTTGTCGGTGTCCAAATTGCCAACCGCAGCGACGCCGCTAAGATGATAGAAGCGTTTGAAGGGTGTGGATTCAAAACCGTAGATTTAACCGATGATGAACTGACGAAAATGCACCTGCGGCACATGGTAGGTGGACATTCTCCCTTAGCGGATCATGAATTACTTTACCGCTTCGAGTTTCCTGAACGTCCGGGTGCTTTAATGAAGTTTGTCGGTTCTATGAGTCCTAATTGGAATATTAGCCTATTTCACTACCGGAATAATGGGGCAGATTATGGGCGCATTGTCGTGGGAATGCAGGTTCCGCCGCACGAGATGGAGGAATGGCAAGGGTTTCTGGATACCTTGGGTTATCGCTATT encodes the following:
- the ilvA gene encoding threonine ammonia-lyase, biosynthetic, with translation MLCDYLVQILTARVYDVAQETPLEYAPNLSARLNNQLLLKREDMQSVFSFKLRGAYNKMVQLPPDMLAQGVIAASAGNHAQGVALAARQLGTQAIIVMPVTTPQVKVNAVKARGGEVVLQGETYDEAYAFARKLEAEKGLTFIHPFDDPDVIAGQGTIGMEILRQYQQPIHAIFVAIGGGGLISGIGAYVKRLYPQIKIIGVEPVDADAMYQSLKAGKRVRLPQVGLFADGVAVREVGEETFRLCSEYVDEIILVDTDATCAAIKDVFEDTRSILEPAGALAIAAAKTYVEREQIQGQTLVAVACGANMNFDRLRFVAERAEFGERREAIFAVTIPEKPGSLRQFCECLGKRNLTEFNYRISAENEAHIFVGVQIANRSDAAKMIEAFEGCGFKTVDLTDDELTKMHLRHMVGGHSPLADHELLYRFEFPERPGALMKFVGSMSPNWNISLFHYRNNGADYGRIVVGMQVPPHEMEEWQGFLDTLGYRYWDENQNPAYKLFLG
- a CDS encoding DUF5674 family protein encodes the protein MIHIIRTRATKAQIDEMLETLSVYIKLAVDIRRAILAGGGEFHADCETALLEDGSQQADIWGADWYPDTQTVTYESLINIRPRQNNRSMEILNPEIREQVAQIIQNLLGGV